Proteins found in one Phocoena sinus isolate mPhoSin1 chromosome 19, mPhoSin1.pri, whole genome shotgun sequence genomic segment:
- the HAMP gene encoding hepcidin, with product MALNTQIRATCLLLLLVSLTSGFVLPPQTRRLADLQTQDAAGAAAGLTPALQRLRRDTHFPICTFCCGCCYKATCGLCCRT from the exons ATGGCACTGAACACGCAGATCCGGGCCAcctgcctcctgcttctcctggTCAGCCTGACCAGTGGCTTCGTTCTGCCACCCCAG ACAAGACGGCTCGCAGACCTCCAGACCCAGGACGCAGCAGGAGCCGCAGCTGGCTTGACG CCCGCGCTCCAGAGGCTGAGACGAGACACCCACTTCCCCATCTGCACGTTCTGCTGTGGCTGCTGTTACAAAGCAACGTGTGGGTTATGTTGCAGAACCTAG
- the USF2 gene encoding upstream stimulatory factor 2, with translation MDMLDPGLDPAASATAAAAAASHDKGPEAEEGVELQEGGDGPGAEEQTAVAIASVQQAAFGDHNIQYQFRTENNGGQVTYRVVQVTDGQLDGQGDTAGAVSVVSTAAFAGGQQAVTQVGVDGATQRPGPAAASVPPGPAAPFPLAVIQNPFSNGGSPAAEAVSGEARFAYFPASSVGDTTAVSVQTTDQSLQAGGQFYVMMTPQDVLQTGTQRTIAPRTHPYSPKIDGTRTPRDERRRAQHNEVERRRRDKINNWIVQLSKIIPDCNADNSKTGASKGGILSKACDYIRELRQTNQRMQEAFKEAERLQMDSELLRQQIEELKNENAVLRAQLQQHNLEMVGESARQ, from the exons atggACATGCTGGACCCGGGTCTGGATCCTGCTGCCTCGGCTaccgctgctgctgccgccgccag TCACGACAAGGGACCCGAGGCAGAGGAGGGCGTCGAGCTGCAGGAAG GCGGGGACGGCCCTGGGGCGGAGGAGCAGACGGCGGTGGCCATCGCCAGCGTCCAGCAGGCGGCGTTCGGCGACCACAACATCCAGTACCAATTCCGCACAGAGAATAATGGAGGACAG GTGACATACCGCGTAGTCCAGGTGACTGATGGTCAGCTGGACGGCCAGGGCGACACAGCAGGCGCCGTCAGCGTCGTGTCTACGGCTGCCTTCGCGGGGGGGCAGCAGGCTGTGACGCAGGTGGGTGTGGATGGGGCCACCCAGCGCCCCGGCCCCGCTGCTGCCTCTGTGCCCCCAGGTCCCGCAGCGCCCTTCCCACTG GCTGTAATCCAAAATCCCTTCAGCAATGGTGGCAGCCCGGCAGCTGAGGCTGTCAGTGGGGAGGCACGATTTGCCTATTTCCCAGCGTCCAGTGTGGGAGATACCACGGCTGTGTCCGTACAGACCACAGACCAGAGCTTGCAGGCTGGag GCCAGTTCTATGTCATGATGACGCCCCAGGATGTGCTTCAGACAGGAACGCAGAGGACAATTGCACCCCGGACACACCCCTACTCCCC gaaaATCGATGGAACCAGGACACCACGGGATGAGAGAAGGAGAGCTCAACATAACGAAG TGGAGCGGAGGCGGAGGGACAAGATCAACAACTGGATCGTCCAGCTTTCAAAAATCATTCCAGATTGTAATGCAGATAATAGCAAGACAGGAGCG AGTAAAGGAGGGATCCTGTCGAAGGCCTGCGACTACATCCGGGAGCTGCGCCAGACCAACCAGCGCATGCAGGAGGCCTTCAAGGAGGCCGAGCGGCTGCAGATGGACAGTGAGCTCCTGAGGCAGCAG ATCGAGGAGCTGAAGAACGAGAACGCCGTGCTCCGCGCCCAGCTGCAGCAGCACAACCTGGAGATGGTGGGCGAGAGCGCCCGGCAGTGA